A genomic segment from [Flavobacterium] thermophilum encodes:
- a CDS encoding putative transporter — MPRALWWLLVGMALNVTGASFLWPLNTIYLHEQLGQPLAVAGAVLMLNSGGSVIGSLLGGVLFDRIGGFRTLVAGACLTMAALAGLGVWHGWPHYAVWLALVGTGSGVVFPAASAYAGAVWPEGGRRAFNALYVAQNIGVAAGSALGGVVASHSFALVFWANVWLYAAFLATVVIGLRRVPLPPLRRKERKRRTGDGAPRAHIRALVLLCAGYGLCWMSYVQWSTTIAAYTRELHIPVHHYSLLWTINGALIVLGQPLLAPLVRRFMPGMKRQIAVGFAVFTVSFAMLFGADSLWQFAASMVVLTIAEMIVWPAIPAVVNELAPPGRAGFYQGIVNGTATAGRMIGPVLGGWVADAFGMKPLIGLLVAFALLAAGAALVYDRGLPKRAEKAEEKTAATV; from the coding sequence ATGCCCCGCGCTCTTTGGTGGCTGCTTGTCGGCATGGCGCTCAATGTGACAGGGGCGTCGTTTTTATGGCCGCTAAATACCATTTATTTGCATGAACAGCTCGGGCAACCGCTGGCAGTCGCCGGTGCTGTGCTCATGCTCAACTCCGGCGGCAGCGTCATCGGCAGCCTGCTCGGCGGCGTGCTGTTTGACCGGATCGGCGGGTTTCGCACGCTCGTGGCCGGGGCGTGTTTGACGATGGCGGCGCTTGCCGGTTTGGGCGTCTGGCACGGCTGGCCGCATTATGCCGTCTGGCTGGCGCTTGTCGGCACCGGCAGCGGCGTCGTCTTTCCGGCGGCGTCGGCGTATGCCGGGGCGGTTTGGCCGGAAGGGGGGCGGCGGGCGTTCAACGCCTTGTATGTGGCGCAAAACATCGGCGTCGCCGCCGGCTCGGCGCTCGGCGGCGTTGTCGCCTCGCATTCGTTCGCGCTCGTGTTTTGGGCGAACGTGTGGCTGTATGCCGCTTTTTTGGCGACGGTCGTCATCGGGCTGCGGCGCGTGCCGCTGCCGCCGCTGCGGAGAAAAGAGCGGAAGCGCCGGACGGGGGACGGGGCGCCCCGGGCCCACATCCGCGCCCTCGTCCTTCTTTGCGCCGGCTACGGGTTGTGCTGGATGAGCTACGTCCAATGGTCGACGACGATCGCCGCCTATACGCGCGAGCTTCATATCCCGGTTCATCACTACAGCCTGCTTTGGACGATCAACGGCGCCTTGATCGTGCTCGGCCAGCCGCTGTTGGCGCCGTTAGTCCGCCGCTTTATGCCGGGGATGAAGCGGCAGATCGCCGTCGGGTTCGCCGTTTTCACCGTCTCGTTTGCGATGCTGTTTGGCGCCGATTCGCTTTGGCAATTTGCGGCGTCGATGGTCGTGCTCACGATCGCCGAAATGATCGTCTGGCCGGCGATTCCGGCGGTCGTGAACGAGCTGGCGCCGCCGGGGAGAGCCGGGTTTTACCAAGGGATCGTCAACGGCACGGCCACGGCCGGGCGGATGATCGGGCCGGTCCTCGGCGGGTGGGTCGCCGATGCGTTCGGGATGAAACCGCTCATCGGGCTGCTTGTCGCCTTCGCTCTGCTGGCCGCCGGCGCGGCGCTCGTGTATGACCGGGGGCTGCCGAAGCGGGCGGAAAAGGCGGAAGAAAAAACGGCGGCGACCGTCTAG
- a CDS encoding radical SAM protein: MTNAIPFPYAADGKRYHTWNCHLRQTFGQNVFKVALDGRFDCPNRDGTVTYGDCTFCSAARSGDFGPMWSVNKWEGLNAIDAELKRRDSFQGKRREQGVANAWPS, from the coding sequence GTGACAAACGCAATCCCATTTCCATATGCCGCCGACGGAAAACGGTATCACACATGGAACTGCCATTTGCGGCAAACGTTCGGCCAAAACGTGTTCAAAGTCGCCCTTGACGGCAGGTTTGACTGCCCGAACCGCGACGGGACGGTGACGTATGGCGACTGCACGTTTTGCAGCGCCGCCAGATCGGGCGATTTTGGCCCGATGTGGAGCGTCAACAAATGGGAAGGGCTAAACGCCATTGACGCTGAACTCAAGCGGCGGGACAGCTTTCAAGGAAAGCGGCGCGAACAGGGGGTGGCAAACGCATGGCCATCATGA
- the leuS gene encoding Leucine--tRNA ligase: MSFNHREIEQKWQDYWEKNKTFRTPDDDDKPKFYVLDMFPYPSGVGLHVGHPEGYTATDILARMKRMQGYNVLHPMGWDAFGLPAEQYALDTGNDPAEFTQKNIDNFRRQIKSLGFSYDWDREINTTDPNYYKWTQWIFLKLYEKGLAYMDEVPVNWCPALGTVLANEEVINGRSERGGHPVIRKPMRQWVLKITAYADRLLEDLEELDWPESIKEMQRNWIGRSEGAEIEFAVDGHDETFTVFTTRPDTLFGATYTVLAPEHPLVEKITTPEQKPAVDAYLKEIQSKSDLERTDLAKEKTGVFTGAYAIHPVTGERLPIWIADYVLMSYGTGAIMAVPAHDERDYEFAKTFHLPIKEVVAGENIEKEAYTGDGEHINSEFLNGLNKQEAIDKMIAWLEEHGKGRKKVSYRLRDWLFSRQRYWGEPIPIIHWEDGTMTPVPEEELPLVLPKTDEIRPSGTGESPLANIEEWVNVVDPKTGKKGRRETNTMPQWAGSCWYYLRYIDPHNDKQLADPEKLKKWLPVDVYIGGAEHAVLHLLYARFWHKFLYDLGVVPTKEPFQKLFNQGMILGENNEKMSKSKGNVVNPDDIVESHGADTLRLYEMFMGPLEASIAWSTKGLDGARRFLDRVWRLFVTENGELNPNIVDEPANDTLERVYHQTVKKVTEDYEGLRFNTAISQLMVFINEAYKAEQMKKEYMEGFVKLLSPVCPHIGEELWQKLGHTDTIAYEPWPAYDETKLVDDVVEIVVQINGKVRSRLHVPADLPKEALEERALADEKIKEQLEGKTVRKVIAVPGKLVNIVAN; the protein is encoded by the coding sequence ATGAGCTTCAACCACCGCGAAATTGAACAAAAATGGCAGGACTATTGGGAGAAAAACAAAACGTTCCGCACGCCCGATGATGATGACAAGCCGAAGTTTTACGTTCTCGACATGTTCCCGTATCCATCCGGCGTCGGCTTGCACGTCGGCCATCCGGAAGGATATACGGCGACCGATATTTTGGCGCGCATGAAGCGGATGCAAGGGTACAACGTCCTTCACCCGATGGGCTGGGACGCGTTCGGGCTGCCGGCCGAGCAATATGCGCTCGATACCGGCAACGACCCGGCGGAGTTTACGCAAAAAAACATCGACAATTTCCGCCGGCAAATCAAATCGCTTGGCTTTTCGTACGACTGGGACCGGGAGATCAATACGACCGACCCGAACTATTACAAATGGACGCAATGGATTTTCTTGAAGCTGTATGAAAAAGGGCTCGCCTACATGGATGAAGTGCCGGTCAACTGGTGTCCGGCGCTCGGCACGGTGCTGGCGAACGAAGAGGTGATCAACGGCCGGAGCGAGCGCGGCGGGCATCCGGTCATCCGCAAGCCGATGCGGCAATGGGTGTTGAAAATCACCGCCTACGCCGACCGGCTGCTCGAAGACTTAGAAGAGCTCGACTGGCCGGAAAGCATTAAGGAAATGCAGCGCAACTGGATTGGCCGTTCGGAGGGAGCGGAAATCGAGTTCGCCGTCGACGGCCATGACGAAACGTTCACCGTCTTCACGACGCGGCCCGATACGCTGTTTGGCGCGACGTACACCGTCTTGGCGCCGGAGCATCCGCTCGTGGAAAAAATCACAACGCCGGAGCAAAAGCCAGCCGTTGACGCCTACTTAAAGGAAATTCAAAGCAAAAGCGACCTTGAGCGCACCGATTTGGCGAAAGAAAAAACGGGTGTGTTCACCGGCGCGTACGCCATTCACCCGGTCACGGGCGAGCGGCTTCCGATTTGGATCGCCGACTACGTCTTGATGAGCTACGGCACCGGAGCGATCATGGCCGTGCCGGCGCACGATGAGCGCGACTATGAATTCGCGAAAACATTCCACTTGCCGATCAAAGAAGTCGTTGCCGGCGAGAATATCGAAAAGGAAGCGTACACCGGAGATGGCGAGCATATCAACTCCGAGTTTTTAAACGGCTTGAACAAGCAGGAAGCGATCGACAAAATGATCGCCTGGCTTGAGGAGCATGGCAAAGGGCGGAAAAAAGTGTCGTACCGGCTGCGCGACTGGCTGTTCAGCCGCCAGCGCTACTGGGGCGAGCCGATTCCGATCATCCATTGGGAAGACGGCACGATGACGCCGGTGCCGGAAGAGGAATTGCCGCTTGTGCTGCCGAAAACAGATGAAATCCGTCCGTCGGGAACGGGCGAGTCGCCGCTCGCCAACATCGAAGAATGGGTCAACGTCGTCGACCCGAAAACTGGGAAAAAAGGGCGGCGCGAAACGAACACGATGCCACAATGGGCGGGCAGCTGCTGGTATTACTTGCGCTACATCGACCCGCACAACGACAAGCAGCTCGCCGACCCGGAGAAATTGAAAAAATGGCTGCCGGTCGACGTCTACATCGGCGGGGCGGAGCACGCGGTCTTGCATTTGCTGTACGCCCGCTTCTGGCATAAGTTTCTCTACGACCTTGGCGTCGTGCCGACGAAAGAGCCGTTCCAAAAGCTGTTCAACCAAGGGATGATTTTGGGCGAAAACAACGAAAAAATGAGCAAATCAAAAGGCAACGTCGTCAACCCGGACGATATCGTCGAAAGCCATGGCGCCGACACGCTGCGGCTGTATGAAATGTTCATGGGGCCGCTTGAAGCGTCGATCGCCTGGTCGACGAAAGGGCTTGACGGGGCGCGGCGCTTCCTCGACCGCGTCTGGAGACTCTTTGTCACCGAGAATGGCGAACTGAACCCGAACATTGTCGACGAACCGGCGAACGATACGCTCGAGCGCGTCTATCATCAAACGGTGAAAAAAGTGACGGAAGACTATGAAGGCTTGCGCTTTAACACTGCCATTTCGCAGCTGATGGTGTTTATCAACGAAGCGTATAAAGCCGAGCAAATGAAAAAAGAATACATGGAAGGCTTCGTCAAGCTCTTGTCACCGGTTTGTCCGCACATCGGCGAGGAGCTGTGGCAAAAGCTCGGCCATACGGACACGATCGCCTATGAACCGTGGCCGGCGTATGATGAAACGAAGCTCGTCGACGACGTCGTCGAAATCGTCGTGCAAATCAACGGCAAAGTGCGGTCGCGCCTGCACGTGCCAGCCGACTTGCCAAAAGAAGCGCTCGAGGAGCGGGCGCTGGCCGACGAAAAAATCAAAGAGCAGCTCGAGGGCAAAACGGTGCGCAAAGTGATCGCCGTCCCCGGCAAGCTCGTCAATATCGTCGCCAACTGA
- the glpE_2 gene encoding Thiosulfate sulfurtransferase glpE codes for MEEIKEITPAEVKEKLERGEKLNIVDVREDEEVALGMIPGAKHIKMGDIPDRLEEFDRNEEYIFVCRSGRRSENVCRYLQERGYRVCNMTGGMIEWEGETVPKR; via the coding sequence ATGGAAGAGATCAAAGAAATTACCCCGGCTGAGGTGAAGGAAAAACTCGAACGCGGTGAAAAGCTGAACATTGTCGATGTGCGCGAAGACGAAGAAGTTGCCCTCGGCATGATCCCCGGCGCCAAGCATATCAAAATGGGCGACATCCCCGATCGGCTTGAGGAATTCGACCGCAATGAAGAATATATTTTCGTCTGCCGCTCCGGGCGGCGTAGCGAAAACGTCTGCCGCTATTTGCAAGAGCGCGGCTACCGTGTTTGCAACATGACAGGCGGCATGATTGAGTGGGAAGGGGAAACGGTGCCGAAACGATGA
- the nprT gene encoding Thermostable neutral protease NprT precursor — protein MNKRAMLGAIGLAFGLLAAPIGASAKGESIVWNEQWKTPSFVSGSLLNGGEQAPEELVYQYVDRQNGTFRLGGRARDRLALIGKQTDELGHTVMRFEQRHHGIPVYGAMLAAHVKDGELIALSGSLIPNLDGQPRLKKAKTVTVQQAEAIAEQDVTETVTKERPTTENGERTRLVIYPTDGTARLAYEVNVRFLTPVPGNWVYIIDATDGAILNKFNQIDTAKPGGGQPVAGASTVGVGRGVLGDQKYINTTYSSYYGYYYLQDNTRGSGIFTYDGRNRTTLPGSLWADGDNQLFASYDAAAVDAHYYAGVVYDYYKNVHGRLSYDGSNAAIRSTVHYGRGYNNAFWNGSQMVYGDGDGQTFLPFSGGIDVVGHELTHAVTDYTAGLVYQNESGAINEAMSDIFGTLVEFYANRNPDWEIGEDIYTPGVAGDALRSMSDPAKYGDPDHYSKRYTGTQDNGGVHTNSGIINKAAYLLSQGGVHYGVSVTGIGRDKMGKIFYRALVYYLTPTSNFSQLRAACVQAAADLYGSTSQEVNSVKQAFNAVGVY, from the coding sequence ATGAACAAACGGGCGATGCTCGGGGCGATCGGGCTGGCGTTCGGCCTGCTGGCGGCGCCGATCGGCGCTTCGGCGAAGGGGGAATCGATCGTCTGGAACGAACAATGGAAGACGCCGTCATTCGTGTCCGGTTCGTTGCTAAACGGAGGGGAACAAGCGCCGGAAGAGCTCGTTTATCAATACGTCGATCGGCAAAACGGCACATTCCGCCTCGGCGGACGCGCCCGCGACCGTTTGGCGCTGATCGGCAAACAGACTGACGAACTTGGCCATACCGTGATGCGGTTTGAACAGCGGCATCACGGTATACCGGTTTACGGCGCCATGCTGGCTGCCCATGTGAAAGATGGCGAGCTGATCGCGCTGTCGGGGTCTTTAATTCCCAATTTAGACGGCCAGCCGCGGTTGAAAAAGGCGAAAACGGTCACCGTCCAACAGGCGGAAGCTATTGCCGAGCAAGACGTAACGGAGACAGTGACGAAGGAGCGGCCGACAACCGAAAACGGCGAGCGGACGCGGCTCGTCATTTACCCGACTGATGGCACGGCCCGCCTCGCTTATGAAGTGAACGTCCGCTTTTTAACCCCGGTTCCCGGCAACTGGGTGTATATCATTGATGCAACCGATGGGGCCATTTTGAATAAGTTCAACCAAATCGACACCGCCAAGCCCGGCGGCGGGCAGCCGGTCGCCGGCGCGTCGACAGTCGGCGTGGGCCGCGGTGTGTTGGGGGATCAGAAATATATCAATACGACGTATTCCTCGTATTACGGCTACTACTATTTGCAAGACAATACGCGCGGCAGCGGCATTTTTACGTATGACGGACGAAACCGCACTACACTGCCCGGCAGCTTGTGGGCCGATGGCGACAACCAACTGTTCGCCAGCTATGACGCGGCGGCCGTGGACGCCCATTATTACGCCGGCGTCGTGTATGATTACTACAAAAATGTGCACGGCCGCCTGAGCTATGACGGCAGCAACGCCGCCATCCGTTCGACCGTCCATTATGGCCGCGGCTACAACAACGCGTTTTGGAACGGTTCGCAAATGGTGTACGGCGATGGCGATGGACAGACGTTTTTGCCGTTTTCCGGCGGCATTGACGTCGTTGGGCATGAGTTGACCCATGCGGTGACGGATTATACGGCCGGGCTTGTTTACCAAAACGAATCTGGCGCCATCAATGAAGCGATGTCCGATATTTTCGGCACGCTCGTGGAGTTCTACGCCAACCGCAACCCGGACTGGGAGATTGGCGAAGACATTTACACGCCTGGGGTCGCCGGCGATGCGCTCCGCTCAATGTCCGACCCCGCGAAATACGGCGATCCGGATCATTATTCCAAACGGTACACCGGCACGCAAGACAACGGCGGCGTCCATACGAACAGCGGCATCATCAATAAAGCGGCGTACTTGCTCAGCCAAGGCGGCGTCCATTACGGCGTGAGCGTCACCGGCATCGGCCGCGACAAAATGGGGAAAATTTTCTACCGGGCGCTTGTCTACTATTTGACGCCGACGTCGAACTTCAGCCAGCTGCGCGCCGCCTGCGTGCAAGCGGCCGCTGATTTGTACGGGTCGACAAGCCAAGAAGTCAACTCGGTGAAACAGGCGTTCAATGCGGTTGGAGTGTATTAA
- the rapF gene encoding Response regulator aspartate phosphatase F — protein sequence MKLGDRVKLARLMKGLTQEEAADGIISVSYLSKIENNQATPSKDVLDLLFRRLGIRQGEGKTAASWRESVMDWYKTMVAREVQAAREKHETVRQLCQESNDIEAAIYFQLMYVRYLLLLRDVKGAEAAARSVQEWYEALDDAMRYYYWKFFGLLYYCQEKYDDALQCYQKAERLSGAERRPGWEKADLDYLLALSYSRTWNVFSCLRYAEQALALSQAEYDLRRSAECHILLAICYRRCGEIDKAVDHCLLAQKAARMVDDRRLLGIVEHNLGHLKGMKRQYREAVQHYENSLIYKEDAPLDARLITLLSLVRVHCDAKHYRKASMAVEEGWKQLEQAPNGASEHYEYYLHFSIYRLLLSGEGEAFERLLKHEAIPYFQRRKEYEDAACYAEYLADYYARLRQYKQAAHYYRLSCELLRKRERR from the coding sequence TTGAAACTGGGCGATCGCGTGAAATTGGCCCGCTTGATGAAAGGGTTGACTCAAGAGGAGGCGGCGGACGGTATCATTTCGGTCTCGTATTTGTCGAAAATTGAAAACAATCAAGCCACGCCGAGCAAAGACGTGCTTGACCTGCTGTTCCGCCGGCTCGGCATCCGTCAAGGTGAAGGCAAAACGGCCGCTTCATGGCGTGAATCGGTGATGGACTGGTACAAAACGATGGTGGCCAGAGAGGTGCAAGCCGCCCGCGAGAAGCATGAAACGGTGAGGCAGCTGTGCCAGGAGAGCAACGATATCGAAGCGGCGATTTACTTCCAATTGATGTACGTCCGGTATTTGCTGCTGCTTCGCGATGTCAAAGGGGCTGAGGCGGCGGCGCGGAGCGTACAGGAGTGGTATGAGGCGCTCGATGATGCGATGCGCTACTACTATTGGAAGTTTTTTGGGCTTCTCTATTATTGTCAAGAAAAATACGACGATGCTTTGCAATGCTACCAAAAGGCAGAACGGTTGTCGGGGGCGGAACGCCGGCCGGGCTGGGAGAAGGCGGATTTGGATTATTTGTTGGCGCTTTCATACAGCCGGACGTGGAACGTGTTTTCGTGCCTCCGCTATGCCGAGCAGGCCTTGGCGCTCAGTCAGGCGGAGTACGATTTGCGCCGCAGCGCTGAATGCCATATTTTGCTCGCGATTTGCTACCGGCGATGCGGGGAGATCGACAAAGCGGTCGACCATTGTCTGCTGGCCCAAAAGGCGGCGAGGATGGTGGATGATCGACGGCTTCTGGGGATTGTGGAACACAATCTCGGCCACTTGAAAGGAATGAAACGTCAATACCGCGAGGCGGTGCAACATTACGAGAACAGTTTGATCTATAAAGAGGACGCCCCGCTGGATGCTCGGCTCATCACGCTTTTGTCGCTCGTGCGCGTGCATTGCGATGCCAAGCATTATCGCAAAGCGTCGATGGCTGTCGAGGAAGGGTGGAAACAGCTCGAACAAGCCCCTAACGGCGCGTCCGAGCATTATGAGTATTATTTGCATTTTTCCATTTACCGGCTGCTGTTGTCGGGCGAGGGGGAAGCGTTCGAGCGGCTGCTCAAGCACGAAGCCATTCCGTATTTTCAAAGGCGGAAAGAATACGAAGACGCCGCCTGCTATGCCGAATATTTGGCCGATTACTACGCGCGCTTGCGCCAGTACAAACAAGCGGCCCATTATTATCGGCTCAGTTGCGAGCTTTTGCGGAAACGGGAAAGGAGGTGA
- a CDS encoding tRNA(1-methyladenosine) methyltransferase and related methyltransferases: MAIMNILPFARFLLDGALEEGDIAVDATVGNGHDTVFLAELVGERGHVFGFDIQAEAIAAARARLAEHGLDGRVTLFQTSHSLLLETLPDSVHGRIAGAVFNLGYLPGGNKQIATKPESTIQAVEQLLSILKPGGIIVLVVYHGHPEGKRERDALLDYVRFLDQRRVHALKYEFINRQNNPPFLIALENRADGGA; encoded by the coding sequence ATGGCCATCATGAATATTTTGCCGTTTGCCCGTTTTTTGCTAGACGGCGCGCTCGAAGAAGGCGACATCGCCGTCGATGCGACGGTTGGCAACGGCCATGACACCGTCTTTTTAGCCGAGCTCGTCGGGGAGCGCGGGCATGTGTTTGGTTTTGATATTCAAGCCGAAGCGATCGCGGCGGCCAGAGCCCGCCTCGCCGAACACGGGCTGGACGGGCGGGTGACGCTGTTTCAGACAAGCCATAGCCTGCTGCTCGAAACGCTCCCCGACTCCGTTCACGGACGCATCGCCGGCGCTGTGTTCAACCTCGGCTATTTGCCGGGCGGCAATAAGCAAATCGCCACCAAGCCGGAATCGACGATTCAAGCGGTCGAGCAGCTTCTTTCCATCCTAAAGCCGGGCGGCATCATCGTTCTTGTCGTCTACCACGGCCATCCGGAGGGAAAGCGCGAACGCGACGCGCTCCTTGATTACGTCCGCTTTCTTGATCAACGGCGCGTCCACGCCTTGAAATACGAATTCATCAATCGTCAAAACAATCCGCCGTTTTTGATCGCACTCGAGAATCGGGCGGATGGGGGCGCCTGA
- a CDS encoding Protein of uncharacterised function (DUF2524) — MKRGERMATRQSVEEFLQRCEDVIRFAKEQYTEAQKQEHYNITEYTNAQQMLEQTVNDLAHLARSCNAQQREQLHRMRLQLEQLQNEMILLDR; from the coding sequence ATGAAAAGAGGTGAGCGCATGGCGACAAGACAATCGGTGGAAGAATTTTTGCAGCGGTGCGAAGACGTCATCCGCTTTGCGAAAGAACAATATACGGAAGCGCAAAAGCAAGAGCACTACAACATCACGGAATACACAAACGCCCAGCAAATGCTTGAGCAGACAGTCAACGATTTGGCTCACTTGGCGCGAAGTTGCAACGCCCAGCAGCGCGAACAGCTGCATCGGATGCGGCTTCAGCTTGAGCAGCTGCAAAACGAGATGATCTTGCTTGACCGATGA
- a CDS encoding tricarballylate dehydrogenase — MGYDVIIIGGGPSGLMAAIGAGEEGAKVLLLEKGTKLGRKLAISGGGRCNVTNRLPVDEMVRHIPGNGRFLYSAFSVFNNEDIIRFFERLGVPLKEEDHGRMFPKSDSAQSVVDALVRELSRLGVDVRLESPVADVLYEQGKTVGVTLKSGETIHARAVVVAVGGKSVPQTGSTGDGYPWAEKAGHTVTELFPTEVPIVSHEPFIKERTLQGLSLRDVALSVLKPNGKPIITHRMDMLFTHFGISGPAALRCSQFVVKALKKAADGAVKMSIDALPDVTQEELFQQFAKLCKEEPKKAMKTITKTVLPERYAVFLLEQAGIDPHASAGTVGHEALRAFVRQCKQFTFYVHGTLPLEKAFVTGGGVSVKEIEPKTMASKCMAGLYFCGEILDIHGYTGGYNITAALVTGRLAGVNAARYALAEKNGASGSAGQTATN; from the coding sequence ATGGGATACGACGTCATCATCATCGGCGGCGGTCCGTCCGGGCTCATGGCGGCCATCGGCGCCGGCGAAGAAGGGGCGAAGGTGCTCTTGTTGGAAAAAGGAACGAAGCTCGGGCGCAAGCTCGCCATCTCCGGCGGCGGACGCTGCAACGTGACGAATCGGCTGCCGGTGGATGAAATGGTCCGCCATATTCCCGGCAACGGCCGCTTTTTATACAGCGCCTTTTCCGTATTTAACAATGAAGACATCATCCGCTTTTTTGAGCGGCTCGGCGTGCCGCTCAAGGAGGAAGACCACGGCCGCATGTTTCCTAAAAGCGACAGCGCCCAGTCGGTCGTCGACGCGCTTGTTCGCGAATTGTCGCGCCTTGGCGTCGATGTTCGGCTTGAATCGCCAGTGGCGGACGTGTTGTATGAACAAGGAAAAACAGTCGGTGTCACGCTGAAAAGCGGGGAGACGATCCACGCCCGTGCGGTTGTCGTCGCCGTCGGCGGCAAATCGGTGCCGCAAACCGGCTCAACAGGCGACGGCTATCCGTGGGCGGAAAAAGCGGGCCACACGGTGACCGAATTGTTTCCAACCGAAGTTCCGATCGTCTCGCATGAGCCGTTCATCAAAGAGCGGACGCTGCAAGGCTTGTCGCTGCGCGACGTCGCGTTAAGCGTCTTAAAGCCGAATGGCAAACCGATCATCACCCACCGGATGGATATGCTGTTTACGCACTTCGGCATTTCCGGCCCAGCTGCTCTCCGCTGCAGCCAGTTTGTCGTTAAGGCGTTGAAAAAAGCGGCGGACGGCGCGGTCAAAATGAGCATCGACGCGCTTCCGGACGTGACACAGGAAGAACTGTTTCAACAGTTCGCCAAGCTGTGCAAAGAGGAGCCGAAAAAGGCGATGAAAACGATCACCAAAACGGTTCTTCCCGAGCGGTACGCCGTCTTTTTGCTCGAGCAGGCCGGCATCGACCCGCACGCCTCTGCCGGCACGGTCGGCCATGAGGCGCTGCGGGCGTTTGTCCGACAGTGCAAACAGTTTACCTTTTACGTCCACGGCACGCTGCCGCTTGAGAAAGCATTCGTCACCGGCGGCGGCGTGTCGGTCAAAGAAATTGAGCCGAAGACAATGGCCTCCAAATGCATGGCCGGCCTTTACTTTTGCGGGGAAATTTTGGACATTCACGGCTACACGGGCGGCTACAACATCACCGCCGCCCTTGTCACCGGGCGGCTCGCCGGCGTGAACGCCGCCCGCTATGCATTGGCGGAAAAAAACGGGGCGAGCGGCTCCGCGGGGCAGACAGCAACGAATTGA
- a CDS encoding Protein of uncharacterised function (DUF2758) — MRLECIKTNEVSDVTRPAVRGRVTPFVGRIFPKCVEKEKENGGMAMYKVKVFDKEHEKDLEAAVNDFLARLKDGQLIDVKYSVAAMESEGEQIYCFSAMVIYRT; from the coding sequence ATGCGGTTGGAGTGTATTAAGACGAATGAAGTTTCTGACGTCACGCGTCCCGCTGTTCGGGGGCGCGTGACGCCTTTTGTGGGCAGGATTTTCCCTAAATGCGTGGAAAAGGAAAAAGAAAACGGGGGAATGGCGATGTACAAAGTGAAAGTGTTTGATAAAGAGCATGAAAAAGATTTGGAAGCGGCGGTCAATGATTTTTTAGCCCGATTGAAAGACGGACAGTTGATCGATGTCAAGTACAGCGTGGCGGCGATGGAATCGGAAGGCGAGCAAATCTACTGTTTTTCCGCCATGGTCATTTACCGGACTTGA